From one Musa acuminata AAA Group cultivar baxijiao chromosome BXJ2-6, Cavendish_Baxijiao_AAA, whole genome shotgun sequence genomic stretch:
- the LOC103989660 gene encoding zinc finger CCCH domain-containing protein 53-like isoform X4 → MVCCCYKRRSQGVALLQSISSIMDANEATRMVFSKIQNLDPENAPRIMGLLLLQDDAEKEVIRLAFGHEALLHAVVVKAKEELGLAPSPSAGGSAAPPYLLRLNSTKRLLAVSSPSSGAPNSVFSRSGSSLGDIGLDGSLEQLQNSDELISPSNFSSSPFHGSGGDHVPDQLSFLGGPAAAPNSRSSKPSSGGDVIHPDVGFWSPRGNGDGSLFPCGLGWGLDGYQHQRSCSADDVLFLGAAPTLEFGWDPCLYFARGYCKNGTACRFLHGLPEEAAATAVTGAKLDAVMQQRQELLMRSKSQRMGGASHLMAAGFPYSPTGSVRTSPSSTSSKFLSFLLQQQQNESQRAAAAAALMLGNHGSRQIYLTFPADSTFREEDVSNYFSIYGPVQDVRIPYQQKRMFGFVTFVYPETVRLILAKGNPHFVCDSRVLVKPYKEKAKLVPDKYNRKQQQQEAERCTTSAALDAREAYDLHQLGAKMLYSSTSEELLWRRKLEEQQQAAELQRAIELQGRRFMGLQILDLNNQSFPTSATSSSIDSPIITSAQPISNLDRSSSRVASPTEAESLSIAEPEEKVNSSPGSLLQQQHESADEDGDSRGRADPNLPDSPFASPTKSSSMLDSFSTGEDMTTCCIANNGSSGNNSFFT, encoded by the exons A TGGTGTGTTGCTGCTATAAGCGGAGAAGCCAAGGGGTGGCATTACTCCAATCGATAAGTTCAATCATGGACGCCAACGAGGCGACGAGGATGGTGTTCTCCAAGATACAGAATCTGGACCCGGAGAACGCCCCCAGGATTATGGGCCTTCTCTTGCTGCAGGATGACGCCGAGAAGGAGGTCATTCGCTTGGCCTTCGGCCACGAAGCCCTCCTCCACGCCGTGGTGGTGAAGGCCAAGGAGGAGCTTGGCCTCGCTCCGTCACCCTCTGCCGGTGGCTCCGCAGCTCCCCCCTACCTCCTCCGTCTGAACTCCACCAAGCGCCTGCTCGCCGTCTCGTCCCCTTCCTCGGGGGccccgaactctgtgttctcccgcTCCGGCAGCAGTCTCGGTGACATTGGTTTGGATGGATCGTTGGAGCAACTCCAGAACTCCGACGAGCTCATTAGCCCCAGCAATTTCAGCTCGTCCCCATTCCATGGCAGCGGCGGCGACCACGTTCCGGACCAGTTATCCTTCCTCGGCGGCCCCGCCGCGGCCCCTAATTCCAGGTCATCGAAGCCCAGCAGCGGCGGCGACGTGATCCACCCGGACGTCGGGTTCTGGAGCCCGCGAGGGAACGGTGACGGTTCGCTCTTCCCTTGTGGGTTGGGATGGGGACTCGACGGCTACCAGCATCAGCGGAGCTGCTCCGCCGATGACGTCCTCTTCCTCGGTGCCGCCCCCACACTGGAGTTCGGTTGGGATCCGTGCCTCTACTTCGCGAGAGGCTACTGCAAAAACGGGACAGCGTGTCGGTTCCTCCACGGGCTACCGGAGGAGGCCGCGGCGACCGCTGTCACCGGCGCCAAGTTGGATGCGGTGATGCAGCAGCGCCAGGAGCTCCTAATGAGATCAAAAAGCCAGAGGATGGGCGGCGCTTCGCATCTCATGGCCGCCGGGTTCCCATACTCGCCGACGGGTTCGGTGCGGACTTCTCCGTCATCCACCTCGAGCAAATTCCTGAGCTTCTTGCTTCAGCAGCAACAAAACGAGAGCCAAAG GGCGGCAGCTGCGGCGGCGCTGATGCTGGGAAATCATGGTTCCAGGCAGATCTACTTGACCTTCCCGGCTGACAGCACGTTTCGGGAAGAGGACGTGTCCAACTACTTCAG CATCTACGGGCCAGTGCAAGACGTGAGGATCCCCTACCAGCAGAAGAGGATGTTCGGCTTCGTGACCTTCGTCTACCCGGAGACCGTGAGGCTGATCTTGGCTAAGGGAAACCCACACTTCGTCTGCGATTCCCGGGTTCTCGTCAAGCCATATAAGGAGAAGGCAAAACTCGTCCCCGACAAGTACAACAG gaagcagcagcagcaggaggctGAGAGGTGTACGACTTCTGCAGCCCTGGATGCTAGAGAAGCCTATGACCTTCACCAGCTTG GTGCAAAGATGTTGTACAGCAGCACCAGCGAGGAGCTGCTGTGGAGAAGAAAGCTAGAAGAGCAGCAGCAAGCAGCGGAGCTGCAGCGGGCCATTGAGCTACAGGGGAGGCGATTCATGGGCCTCCAAATCCTTGACCTCAACAACCAAAGCTTCCCCACCTCAGCCACATCATCCTCCATCGACTCCCCCATCATCACCTCCGCTCAACCAATCAGTAATCTGGACAGAAGCAGTAGTCGGGTAGCGTCGCCAACCGAGG CTGAGAGCCTCAGCATTGCAGAACCTGAAGAGAAGGTTAATAGCTCCCCTGGATCTTTACTCCAGCAGCAGCACGAATCTGCCGATGAAGATGGTGACTCCCGTGGGAG GGCGGATCCTAACTTGCCCGACAGCCCATTTGCTTCACCCACCAAATCTTCCTCCATGCTCGACTCGTTCTCCACCGGCGAAGACATGACTACTTGCTGCATCGCAAACAATGGCAGCAGCGGCAACAACAGCTTCTTCACTTGA
- the LOC103989660 gene encoding zinc finger CCCH domain-containing protein 53-like isoform X3, with protein MAAPPMVCCCYKRRSQGVALLQSISSIMDANEATRMVFSKIQNLDPENAPRIMGLLLLQDDAEKEVIRLAFGHEALLHAVVVKAKEELGLAPSPSAGGSAAPPYLLRLNSTKRLLAVSSPSSGAPNSVFSRSGSSLGDIGLDGSLEQLQNSDELISPSNFSSSPFHGSGGDHVPDQLSFLGGPAAAPNSRSSKPSSGGDVIHPDVGFWSPRGNGDGSLFPCGLGWGLDGYQHQRSCSADDVLFLGAAPTLEFGWDPCLYFARGYCKNGTACRFLHGLPEEAAATAVTGAKLDAVMQQRQELLMRSKSQRMGGASHLMAAGFPYSPTGSVRTSPSSTSSKFLSFLLQQQQNESQRAAAAAALMLGNHGSRQIYLTFPADSTFREEDVSNYFSIYGPVQDVRIPYQQKRMFGFVTFVYPETVRLILAKGNPHFVCDSRVLVKPYKEKAKLVPDKYNRKQQQQEAERCTTSAALDAREAYDLHQLGAKMLYSSTSEELLWRRKLEEQQQAAELQRAIELQGRRFMGLQILDLNNQSFPTSATSSSIDSPIITSAQPISNLDRSSSRVASPTEAESLSIAEPEEKVNSSPGSLLQQQHESADEDGDSRGRADPNLPDSPFASPTKSSSMLDSFSTGEDMTTCCIANNGSSGNNSFFT; from the exons ATGGCCGCTCCACCGA TGGTGTGTTGCTGCTATAAGCGGAGAAGCCAAGGGGTGGCATTACTCCAATCGATAAGTTCAATCATGGACGCCAACGAGGCGACGAGGATGGTGTTCTCCAAGATACAGAATCTGGACCCGGAGAACGCCCCCAGGATTATGGGCCTTCTCTTGCTGCAGGATGACGCCGAGAAGGAGGTCATTCGCTTGGCCTTCGGCCACGAAGCCCTCCTCCACGCCGTGGTGGTGAAGGCCAAGGAGGAGCTTGGCCTCGCTCCGTCACCCTCTGCCGGTGGCTCCGCAGCTCCCCCCTACCTCCTCCGTCTGAACTCCACCAAGCGCCTGCTCGCCGTCTCGTCCCCTTCCTCGGGGGccccgaactctgtgttctcccgcTCCGGCAGCAGTCTCGGTGACATTGGTTTGGATGGATCGTTGGAGCAACTCCAGAACTCCGACGAGCTCATTAGCCCCAGCAATTTCAGCTCGTCCCCATTCCATGGCAGCGGCGGCGACCACGTTCCGGACCAGTTATCCTTCCTCGGCGGCCCCGCCGCGGCCCCTAATTCCAGGTCATCGAAGCCCAGCAGCGGCGGCGACGTGATCCACCCGGACGTCGGGTTCTGGAGCCCGCGAGGGAACGGTGACGGTTCGCTCTTCCCTTGTGGGTTGGGATGGGGACTCGACGGCTACCAGCATCAGCGGAGCTGCTCCGCCGATGACGTCCTCTTCCTCGGTGCCGCCCCCACACTGGAGTTCGGTTGGGATCCGTGCCTCTACTTCGCGAGAGGCTACTGCAAAAACGGGACAGCGTGTCGGTTCCTCCACGGGCTACCGGAGGAGGCCGCGGCGACCGCTGTCACCGGCGCCAAGTTGGATGCGGTGATGCAGCAGCGCCAGGAGCTCCTAATGAGATCAAAAAGCCAGAGGATGGGCGGCGCTTCGCATCTCATGGCCGCCGGGTTCCCATACTCGCCGACGGGTTCGGTGCGGACTTCTCCGTCATCCACCTCGAGCAAATTCCTGAGCTTCTTGCTTCAGCAGCAACAAAACGAGAGCCAAAG GGCGGCAGCTGCGGCGGCGCTGATGCTGGGAAATCATGGTTCCAGGCAGATCTACTTGACCTTCCCGGCTGACAGCACGTTTCGGGAAGAGGACGTGTCCAACTACTTCAG CATCTACGGGCCAGTGCAAGACGTGAGGATCCCCTACCAGCAGAAGAGGATGTTCGGCTTCGTGACCTTCGTCTACCCGGAGACCGTGAGGCTGATCTTGGCTAAGGGAAACCCACACTTCGTCTGCGATTCCCGGGTTCTCGTCAAGCCATATAAGGAGAAGGCAAAACTCGTCCCCGACAAGTACAACAG gaagcagcagcagcaggaggctGAGAGGTGTACGACTTCTGCAGCCCTGGATGCTAGAGAAGCCTATGACCTTCACCAGCTTG GTGCAAAGATGTTGTACAGCAGCACCAGCGAGGAGCTGCTGTGGAGAAGAAAGCTAGAAGAGCAGCAGCAAGCAGCGGAGCTGCAGCGGGCCATTGAGCTACAGGGGAGGCGATTCATGGGCCTCCAAATCCTTGACCTCAACAACCAAAGCTTCCCCACCTCAGCCACATCATCCTCCATCGACTCCCCCATCATCACCTCCGCTCAACCAATCAGTAATCTGGACAGAAGCAGTAGTCGGGTAGCGTCGCCAACCGAGG CTGAGAGCCTCAGCATTGCAGAACCTGAAGAGAAGGTTAATAGCTCCCCTGGATCTTTACTCCAGCAGCAGCACGAATCTGCCGATGAAGATGGTGACTCCCGTGGGAG GGCGGATCCTAACTTGCCCGACAGCCCATTTGCTTCACCCACCAAATCTTCCTCCATGCTCGACTCGTTCTCCACCGGCGAAGACATGACTACTTGCTGCATCGCAAACAATGGCAGCAGCGGCAACAACAGCTTCTTCACTTGA
- the LOC103989660 gene encoding zinc finger CCCH domain-containing protein 53-like isoform X2 → MCARPTLSLFLTGACFFAVVCCCYKRRSQGVALLQSISSIMDANEATRMVFSKIQNLDPENAPRIMGLLLLQDDAEKEVIRLAFGHEALLHAVVVKAKEELGLAPSPSAGGSAAPPYLLRLNSTKRLLAVSSPSSGAPNSVFSRSGSSLGDIGLDGSLEQLQNSDELISPSNFSSSPFHGSGGDHVPDQLSFLGGPAAAPNSRSSKPSSGGDVIHPDVGFWSPRGNGDGSLFPCGLGWGLDGYQHQRSCSADDVLFLGAAPTLEFGWDPCLYFARGYCKNGTACRFLHGLPEEAAATAVTGAKLDAVMQQRQELLMRSKSQRMGGASHLMAAGFPYSPTGSVRTSPSSTSSKFLSFLLQQQQNESQRAAAAAALMLGNHGSRQIYLTFPADSTFREEDVSNYFSIYGPVQDVRIPYQQKRMFGFVTFVYPETVRLILAKGNPHFVCDSRVLVKPYKEKAKLVPDKYNRKQQQQEAERCTTSAALDAREAYDLHQLGAKMLYSSTSEELLWRRKLEEQQQAAELQRAIELQGRRFMGLQILDLNNQSFPTSATSSSIDSPIITSAQPISNLDRSSSRVASPTEEPEEKVNSSPGSLLQQQHESADEDGDSRGRADPNLPDSPFASPTKSSSMLDSFSTGEDMTTCCIANNGSSGNNSFFT, encoded by the exons ATGTGCGCCCGCCCCACCCTCTCTCTTTTTCTAACTGGTGCTTGTTTCTTTGCAGTGGTGTGTTGCTGCTATAAGCGGAGAAGCCAAGGGGTGGCATTACTCCAATCGATAAGTTCAATCATGGACGCCAACGAGGCGACGAGGATGGTGTTCTCCAAGATACAGAATCTGGACCCGGAGAACGCCCCCAGGATTATGGGCCTTCTCTTGCTGCAGGATGACGCCGAGAAGGAGGTCATTCGCTTGGCCTTCGGCCACGAAGCCCTCCTCCACGCCGTGGTGGTGAAGGCCAAGGAGGAGCTTGGCCTCGCTCCGTCACCCTCTGCCGGTGGCTCCGCAGCTCCCCCCTACCTCCTCCGTCTGAACTCCACCAAGCGCCTGCTCGCCGTCTCGTCCCCTTCCTCGGGGGccccgaactctgtgttctcccgcTCCGGCAGCAGTCTCGGTGACATTGGTTTGGATGGATCGTTGGAGCAACTCCAGAACTCCGACGAGCTCATTAGCCCCAGCAATTTCAGCTCGTCCCCATTCCATGGCAGCGGCGGCGACCACGTTCCGGACCAGTTATCCTTCCTCGGCGGCCCCGCCGCGGCCCCTAATTCCAGGTCATCGAAGCCCAGCAGCGGCGGCGACGTGATCCACCCGGACGTCGGGTTCTGGAGCCCGCGAGGGAACGGTGACGGTTCGCTCTTCCCTTGTGGGTTGGGATGGGGACTCGACGGCTACCAGCATCAGCGGAGCTGCTCCGCCGATGACGTCCTCTTCCTCGGTGCCGCCCCCACACTGGAGTTCGGTTGGGATCCGTGCCTCTACTTCGCGAGAGGCTACTGCAAAAACGGGACAGCGTGTCGGTTCCTCCACGGGCTACCGGAGGAGGCCGCGGCGACCGCTGTCACCGGCGCCAAGTTGGATGCGGTGATGCAGCAGCGCCAGGAGCTCCTAATGAGATCAAAAAGCCAGAGGATGGGCGGCGCTTCGCATCTCATGGCCGCCGGGTTCCCATACTCGCCGACGGGTTCGGTGCGGACTTCTCCGTCATCCACCTCGAGCAAATTCCTGAGCTTCTTGCTTCAGCAGCAACAAAACGAGAGCCAAAG GGCGGCAGCTGCGGCGGCGCTGATGCTGGGAAATCATGGTTCCAGGCAGATCTACTTGACCTTCCCGGCTGACAGCACGTTTCGGGAAGAGGACGTGTCCAACTACTTCAG CATCTACGGGCCAGTGCAAGACGTGAGGATCCCCTACCAGCAGAAGAGGATGTTCGGCTTCGTGACCTTCGTCTACCCGGAGACCGTGAGGCTGATCTTGGCTAAGGGAAACCCACACTTCGTCTGCGATTCCCGGGTTCTCGTCAAGCCATATAAGGAGAAGGCAAAACTCGTCCCCGACAAGTACAACAG gaagcagcagcagcaggaggctGAGAGGTGTACGACTTCTGCAGCCCTGGATGCTAGAGAAGCCTATGACCTTCACCAGCTTG GTGCAAAGATGTTGTACAGCAGCACCAGCGAGGAGCTGCTGTGGAGAAGAAAGCTAGAAGAGCAGCAGCAAGCAGCGGAGCTGCAGCGGGCCATTGAGCTACAGGGGAGGCGATTCATGGGCCTCCAAATCCTTGACCTCAACAACCAAAGCTTCCCCACCTCAGCCACATCATCCTCCATCGACTCCCCCATCATCACCTCCGCTCAACCAATCAGTAATCTGGACAGAAGCAGTAGTCGGGTAGCGTCGCCAACCGAGG AACCTGAAGAGAAGGTTAATAGCTCCCCTGGATCTTTACTCCAGCAGCAGCACGAATCTGCCGATGAAGATGGTGACTCCCGTGGGAG GGCGGATCCTAACTTGCCCGACAGCCCATTTGCTTCACCCACCAAATCTTCCTCCATGCTCGACTCGTTCTCCACCGGCGAAGACATGACTACTTGCTGCATCGCAAACAATGGCAGCAGCGGCAACAACAGCTTCTTCACTTGA
- the LOC103989660 gene encoding zinc finger CCCH domain-containing protein 53-like isoform X1 produces MCARPTLSLFLTGACFFAVVCCCYKRRSQGVALLQSISSIMDANEATRMVFSKIQNLDPENAPRIMGLLLLQDDAEKEVIRLAFGHEALLHAVVVKAKEELGLAPSPSAGGSAAPPYLLRLNSTKRLLAVSSPSSGAPNSVFSRSGSSLGDIGLDGSLEQLQNSDELISPSNFSSSPFHGSGGDHVPDQLSFLGGPAAAPNSRSSKPSSGGDVIHPDVGFWSPRGNGDGSLFPCGLGWGLDGYQHQRSCSADDVLFLGAAPTLEFGWDPCLYFARGYCKNGTACRFLHGLPEEAAATAVTGAKLDAVMQQRQELLMRSKSQRMGGASHLMAAGFPYSPTGSVRTSPSSTSSKFLSFLLQQQQNESQRAAAAAALMLGNHGSRQIYLTFPADSTFREEDVSNYFSIYGPVQDVRIPYQQKRMFGFVTFVYPETVRLILAKGNPHFVCDSRVLVKPYKEKAKLVPDKYNRKQQQQEAERCTTSAALDAREAYDLHQLGAKMLYSSTSEELLWRRKLEEQQQAAELQRAIELQGRRFMGLQILDLNNQSFPTSATSSSIDSPIITSAQPISNLDRSSSRVASPTEAESLSIAEPEEKVNSSPGSLLQQQHESADEDGDSRGRADPNLPDSPFASPTKSSSMLDSFSTGEDMTTCCIANNGSSGNNSFFT; encoded by the exons ATGTGCGCCCGCCCCACCCTCTCTCTTTTTCTAACTGGTGCTTGTTTCTTTGCAGTGGTGTGTTGCTGCTATAAGCGGAGAAGCCAAGGGGTGGCATTACTCCAATCGATAAGTTCAATCATGGACGCCAACGAGGCGACGAGGATGGTGTTCTCCAAGATACAGAATCTGGACCCGGAGAACGCCCCCAGGATTATGGGCCTTCTCTTGCTGCAGGATGACGCCGAGAAGGAGGTCATTCGCTTGGCCTTCGGCCACGAAGCCCTCCTCCACGCCGTGGTGGTGAAGGCCAAGGAGGAGCTTGGCCTCGCTCCGTCACCCTCTGCCGGTGGCTCCGCAGCTCCCCCCTACCTCCTCCGTCTGAACTCCACCAAGCGCCTGCTCGCCGTCTCGTCCCCTTCCTCGGGGGccccgaactctgtgttctcccgcTCCGGCAGCAGTCTCGGTGACATTGGTTTGGATGGATCGTTGGAGCAACTCCAGAACTCCGACGAGCTCATTAGCCCCAGCAATTTCAGCTCGTCCCCATTCCATGGCAGCGGCGGCGACCACGTTCCGGACCAGTTATCCTTCCTCGGCGGCCCCGCCGCGGCCCCTAATTCCAGGTCATCGAAGCCCAGCAGCGGCGGCGACGTGATCCACCCGGACGTCGGGTTCTGGAGCCCGCGAGGGAACGGTGACGGTTCGCTCTTCCCTTGTGGGTTGGGATGGGGACTCGACGGCTACCAGCATCAGCGGAGCTGCTCCGCCGATGACGTCCTCTTCCTCGGTGCCGCCCCCACACTGGAGTTCGGTTGGGATCCGTGCCTCTACTTCGCGAGAGGCTACTGCAAAAACGGGACAGCGTGTCGGTTCCTCCACGGGCTACCGGAGGAGGCCGCGGCGACCGCTGTCACCGGCGCCAAGTTGGATGCGGTGATGCAGCAGCGCCAGGAGCTCCTAATGAGATCAAAAAGCCAGAGGATGGGCGGCGCTTCGCATCTCATGGCCGCCGGGTTCCCATACTCGCCGACGGGTTCGGTGCGGACTTCTCCGTCATCCACCTCGAGCAAATTCCTGAGCTTCTTGCTTCAGCAGCAACAAAACGAGAGCCAAAG GGCGGCAGCTGCGGCGGCGCTGATGCTGGGAAATCATGGTTCCAGGCAGATCTACTTGACCTTCCCGGCTGACAGCACGTTTCGGGAAGAGGACGTGTCCAACTACTTCAG CATCTACGGGCCAGTGCAAGACGTGAGGATCCCCTACCAGCAGAAGAGGATGTTCGGCTTCGTGACCTTCGTCTACCCGGAGACCGTGAGGCTGATCTTGGCTAAGGGAAACCCACACTTCGTCTGCGATTCCCGGGTTCTCGTCAAGCCATATAAGGAGAAGGCAAAACTCGTCCCCGACAAGTACAACAG gaagcagcagcagcaggaggctGAGAGGTGTACGACTTCTGCAGCCCTGGATGCTAGAGAAGCCTATGACCTTCACCAGCTTG GTGCAAAGATGTTGTACAGCAGCACCAGCGAGGAGCTGCTGTGGAGAAGAAAGCTAGAAGAGCAGCAGCAAGCAGCGGAGCTGCAGCGGGCCATTGAGCTACAGGGGAGGCGATTCATGGGCCTCCAAATCCTTGACCTCAACAACCAAAGCTTCCCCACCTCAGCCACATCATCCTCCATCGACTCCCCCATCATCACCTCCGCTCAACCAATCAGTAATCTGGACAGAAGCAGTAGTCGGGTAGCGTCGCCAACCGAGG CTGAGAGCCTCAGCATTGCAGAACCTGAAGAGAAGGTTAATAGCTCCCCTGGATCTTTACTCCAGCAGCAGCACGAATCTGCCGATGAAGATGGTGACTCCCGTGGGAG GGCGGATCCTAACTTGCCCGACAGCCCATTTGCTTCACCCACCAAATCTTCCTCCATGCTCGACTCGTTCTCCACCGGCGAAGACATGACTACTTGCTGCATCGCAAACAATGGCAGCAGCGGCAACAACAGCTTCTTCACTTGA
- the LOC103989660 gene encoding zinc finger CCCH domain-containing protein 53-like isoform X5 → MDANEATRMVFSKIQNLDPENAPRIMGLLLLQDDAEKEVIRLAFGHEALLHAVVVKAKEELGLAPSPSAGGSAAPPYLLRLNSTKRLLAVSSPSSGAPNSVFSRSGSSLGDIGLDGSLEQLQNSDELISPSNFSSSPFHGSGGDHVPDQLSFLGGPAAAPNSRSSKPSSGGDVIHPDVGFWSPRGNGDGSLFPCGLGWGLDGYQHQRSCSADDVLFLGAAPTLEFGWDPCLYFARGYCKNGTACRFLHGLPEEAAATAVTGAKLDAVMQQRQELLMRSKSQRMGGASHLMAAGFPYSPTGSVRTSPSSTSSKFLSFLLQQQQNESQRAAAAAALMLGNHGSRQIYLTFPADSTFREEDVSNYFSIYGPVQDVRIPYQQKRMFGFVTFVYPETVRLILAKGNPHFVCDSRVLVKPYKEKAKLVPDKYNRKQQQQEAERCTTSAALDAREAYDLHQLGAKMLYSSTSEELLWRRKLEEQQQAAELQRAIELQGRRFMGLQILDLNNQSFPTSATSSSIDSPIITSAQPISNLDRSSSRVASPTEAESLSIAEPEEKVNSSPGSLLQQQHESADEDGDSRGRADPNLPDSPFASPTKSSSMLDSFSTGEDMTTCCIANNGSSGNNSFFT, encoded by the exons ATGGACGCCAACGAGGCGACGAGGATGGTGTTCTCCAAGATACAGAATCTGGACCCGGAGAACGCCCCCAGGATTATGGGCCTTCTCTTGCTGCAGGATGACGCCGAGAAGGAGGTCATTCGCTTGGCCTTCGGCCACGAAGCCCTCCTCCACGCCGTGGTGGTGAAGGCCAAGGAGGAGCTTGGCCTCGCTCCGTCACCCTCTGCCGGTGGCTCCGCAGCTCCCCCCTACCTCCTCCGTCTGAACTCCACCAAGCGCCTGCTCGCCGTCTCGTCCCCTTCCTCGGGGGccccgaactctgtgttctcccgcTCCGGCAGCAGTCTCGGTGACATTGGTTTGGATGGATCGTTGGAGCAACTCCAGAACTCCGACGAGCTCATTAGCCCCAGCAATTTCAGCTCGTCCCCATTCCATGGCAGCGGCGGCGACCACGTTCCGGACCAGTTATCCTTCCTCGGCGGCCCCGCCGCGGCCCCTAATTCCAGGTCATCGAAGCCCAGCAGCGGCGGCGACGTGATCCACCCGGACGTCGGGTTCTGGAGCCCGCGAGGGAACGGTGACGGTTCGCTCTTCCCTTGTGGGTTGGGATGGGGACTCGACGGCTACCAGCATCAGCGGAGCTGCTCCGCCGATGACGTCCTCTTCCTCGGTGCCGCCCCCACACTGGAGTTCGGTTGGGATCCGTGCCTCTACTTCGCGAGAGGCTACTGCAAAAACGGGACAGCGTGTCGGTTCCTCCACGGGCTACCGGAGGAGGCCGCGGCGACCGCTGTCACCGGCGCCAAGTTGGATGCGGTGATGCAGCAGCGCCAGGAGCTCCTAATGAGATCAAAAAGCCAGAGGATGGGCGGCGCTTCGCATCTCATGGCCGCCGGGTTCCCATACTCGCCGACGGGTTCGGTGCGGACTTCTCCGTCATCCACCTCGAGCAAATTCCTGAGCTTCTTGCTTCAGCAGCAACAAAACGAGAGCCAAAG GGCGGCAGCTGCGGCGGCGCTGATGCTGGGAAATCATGGTTCCAGGCAGATCTACTTGACCTTCCCGGCTGACAGCACGTTTCGGGAAGAGGACGTGTCCAACTACTTCAG CATCTACGGGCCAGTGCAAGACGTGAGGATCCCCTACCAGCAGAAGAGGATGTTCGGCTTCGTGACCTTCGTCTACCCGGAGACCGTGAGGCTGATCTTGGCTAAGGGAAACCCACACTTCGTCTGCGATTCCCGGGTTCTCGTCAAGCCATATAAGGAGAAGGCAAAACTCGTCCCCGACAAGTACAACAG gaagcagcagcagcaggaggctGAGAGGTGTACGACTTCTGCAGCCCTGGATGCTAGAGAAGCCTATGACCTTCACCAGCTTG GTGCAAAGATGTTGTACAGCAGCACCAGCGAGGAGCTGCTGTGGAGAAGAAAGCTAGAAGAGCAGCAGCAAGCAGCGGAGCTGCAGCGGGCCATTGAGCTACAGGGGAGGCGATTCATGGGCCTCCAAATCCTTGACCTCAACAACCAAAGCTTCCCCACCTCAGCCACATCATCCTCCATCGACTCCCCCATCATCACCTCCGCTCAACCAATCAGTAATCTGGACAGAAGCAGTAGTCGGGTAGCGTCGCCAACCGAGG CTGAGAGCCTCAGCATTGCAGAACCTGAAGAGAAGGTTAATAGCTCCCCTGGATCTTTACTCCAGCAGCAGCACGAATCTGCCGATGAAGATGGTGACTCCCGTGGGAG GGCGGATCCTAACTTGCCCGACAGCCCATTTGCTTCACCCACCAAATCTTCCTCCATGCTCGACTCGTTCTCCACCGGCGAAGACATGACTACTTGCTGCATCGCAAACAATGGCAGCAGCGGCAACAACAGCTTCTTCACTTGA